The Urbifossiella limnaea genome has a window encoding:
- a CDS encoding PIN-like domain-containing protein, whose protein sequence is MTDACLGKSVGEALRAAGWVVEWHLDHFPEGTEDVAWLPVAGERGWVVLTKDKAIRRKPAEREKVIAYGVRMFTLPSGSMNGEEMAQTFLDSGRDIGRTLHRHPWPFVAQVSRQGVTVLLEEPPSEPPGEGAESDDE, encoded by the coding sequence CTGACCGACGCGTGCCTCGGCAAGTCGGTCGGGGAGGCGCTCCGCGCCGCCGGCTGGGTCGTCGAGTGGCACCTGGATCACTTTCCCGAAGGTACCGAGGACGTGGCCTGGCTCCCGGTCGCAGGGGAACGTGGCTGGGTGGTGCTGACCAAGGACAAGGCCATCCGCCGCAAGCCGGCCGAGCGAGAGAAGGTGATCGCCTACGGCGTGCGGATGTTCACGCTCCCGAGCGGGAGCATGAACGGCGAGGAGATGGCGCAGACGTTCCTCGACAGCGGCCGGGACATCGGCCGCACCCTCCACCGCCACCCGTGGCCGTTCGTGGCCCAAGTTTCGCGGCAGGGCGTAACCGTACTGCTCGAAGAGCCACCGTCGGAGCCGCCCGGCGAGGGAGCCGAATCGGACGACGAATGA